A single region of the Lotus japonicus ecotype B-129 chromosome 4, LjGifu_v1.2 genome encodes:
- the LOC130712553 gene encoding uncharacterized protein LOC130712553, with amino-acid sequence MGLHTSSSTQSKKNSRTPSKKHYKSRATPMQNPEAPVPEDVSNTSISANDEDDVATSSHGSDETLSDKPAKEVSLSKDSSSSSKSSNSKAANSTDVLSEESMKTPPIVHDVSDDEDSEDVPLASVAARILKRRRASVEETPVVQKKKAKITTGSSKSRATDVSRKGKQKAVESSGKKAKKTTGKKQKHPNILTVDDVPVPKGTPITLDQRLFLEPHVLDFDLPSSRTSVPASMSASGTHSVIAELEAISKELQETIRIAAARKIKVDALIQTLKGEAGQEGILDAAIEIAFLAIFSATPPIS; translated from the exons atgggtttgcacACAAGTTCTTCCACTCAATCCAAGAAGAACTCAAGAACTCCTTCCAAGAAGCACTACAAGTCTCGTGCAACCCCAATGCAAAACCCTGAAGCCCCTGTGCCTGAGGATGTTTCAAACACTTCTATCTCTGCAAATGATGAAGACGATGTCGCGACGTCTTCCCATGGCTCCGATGAGACATTGTCTGATAAGCCTGCCAAGGAAGTTTCACTCTCAAaggattcttcctcttcatccaagaGTTCTAATTCCAAGGCTGCAAACTCAACGGATGTTTTGTCAGAGGAGTCGATGAAGACCCCTCCCATTGTTCATGAtgtctctgatgatgaagattcagaggaTGTGCCTCTAGCGAGTGTTGCTGCCAGAATTCTTAAACGAAGAAGAGCATCTGTTGAAGAAACCCCTGTTGTCCAGAAGAAGAAAGCCAAGATCACTACTGGGTCTTCAAAATCAAGGGCAACCGATGTGTCAAGGAAAGGCAAGCAGAAAGCTGTGGAATCGTCTGGGAAAAAAGCCAAAAAGACTACTgggaaaaagcagaaa CATCCTAATATCCTCACTGTTGATGATGTTCCTGTGCCCAAAGGCACTCCCATCACTTTGGACCAACGGTTGTTCCTGGAACCTCATGTCCTGGACTTTGATCTGCCATCCAGTAGGACATCTGTTCCTGCCTCTATGTCTGCCTCAGGAACTCACAGTGTCATTGCTGAACTTGAGGCCATTTCcaaggaacttcaagagaccatcaggattgctgctgctaggAAGATTAAGGTGGATGCTCTCATCCAAACTCTCAAGGGGGAagctggtcaagagg